One window of the Acaryochloris sp. CCMEE 5410 genome contains the following:
- a CDS encoding tetratricopeptide repeat protein, producing the protein MKKKIALSLACLGVLSMGLLYRHHLIPTHPSPAQPVAETAKNSDEQDSPVERLLAKTQQTQVWEQALKLNPKDAEAHHQLGLVLVADNQVDQAISHYQQAIALNPPNVSRIYQSWGKALVKQSKTEDAILTFRQGITKGYPEAPKAMQEAEVHFRLGLALEAEGRLPEAIKAYRQAIAVKPDKTIYEHLGNALVKNDQLNEARVAFRKWWSSSLYRQGLDYQLLGDALVRENRLDDALAAYRKWIETDGWNSNKDVAAHRALAGRLSSLKRFDQAKLATRNALDLADISDQSFIAEEFIQLLVHHDQLTEAKTVSLQYFQSDQPFQKIYAKHLIEQSKDLIKANQLDQAIKDCHEAAQILNIAKSPTDKDKGTIADIWSCLGQAHAKQGHLEKALTSFQKEYQLNKYAYYDVAETLIKLQRSEEALAILRKHSGQEVYAYTVLGRFLNADQQPQAAVQYCQKALAIDAQNLAAHHCLAKASGNSQTVEVDPQLFRKRVEAISPKVIQHAYRANRLGNNTIGYTLHQDAIGISPNAVANAQYSRPYLADLNVYQTWGGILFQQGKKEEAIATYHQTLRLLPETAETHTSLGKVLMQQQQYGGAIAAYRRAIQLYPHEAQSYVNLSKALLKVNQTETADLALQQAVQLGWQETASSQDQ; encoded by the coding sequence ATGAAAAAGAAGATAGCCCTATCCCTTGCTTGTTTAGGTGTATTGTCTATGGGGCTGTTGTATCGTCACCATCTGATTCCGACTCATCCATCGCCAGCTCAGCCGGTTGCGGAGACAGCGAAGAACTCCGATGAGCAAGACAGTCCAGTTGAGCGGTTGTTAGCAAAAACCCAACAAACTCAGGTGTGGGAACAGGCACTCAAGCTCAACCCTAAAGATGCGGAAGCCCATCATCAGTTGGGCTTAGTTTTAGTGGCTGACAATCAGGTCGATCAAGCGATTAGTCACTATCAACAAGCCATTGCCTTAAATCCCCCCAATGTTTCGCGGATCTATCAAAGCTGGGGCAAAGCCCTCGTGAAACAGAGCAAGACAGAGGATGCCATTTTAACCTTTCGCCAGGGCATCACTAAAGGCTATCCTGAGGCCCCCAAAGCGATGCAGGAGGCAGAGGTTCATTTTCGTCTAGGACTAGCGTTGGAGGCTGAAGGACGGCTACCTGAGGCGATTAAAGCCTACCGCCAAGCGATTGCGGTCAAGCCGGATAAGACAATTTATGAACATTTAGGAAATGCCCTAGTTAAAAATGATCAATTAAATGAAGCGCGAGTCGCTTTTCGCAAGTGGTGGTCCTCTTCTTTATATCGGCAGGGCCTTGACTATCAACTGCTGGGTGATGCCTTAGTTCGCGAAAATCGACTGGATGATGCGTTAGCTGCCTATCGAAAGTGGATTGAAACGGATGGTTGGAATTCTAATAAAGATGTTGCCGCCCATCGAGCATTAGCGGGTAGGCTGAGTTCGTTGAAGCGTTTTGATCAAGCAAAGTTGGCTACTCGTAACGCCCTCGACCTTGCAGATATCAGCGACCAGTCATTTATTGCCGAAGAATTTATCCAACTCTTGGTCCATCACGATCAATTGACAGAAGCCAAGACAGTTTCTCTGCAATATTTTCAGTCAGATCAACCATTCCAGAAAATTTATGCCAAACATCTGATCGAGCAGTCCAAGGATTTAATAAAAGCCAATCAATTGGACCAAGCTATTAAAGACTGCCATGAAGCGGCTCAAATCTTGAATATTGCTAAGTCTCCAACTGATAAAGATAAAGGAACAATTGCAGACATATGGTCTTGCCTAGGTCAGGCCCATGCTAAACAAGGTCACCTTGAGAAAGCCTTAACCAGTTTTCAGAAAGAATATCAGCTCAATAAATATGCTTATTATGATGTCGCTGAGACTTTAATAAAGCTGCAACGCTCTGAAGAAGCTCTAGCCATTTTGCGCAAGCACTCTGGGCAAGAAGTTTATGCTTATACCGTTTTAGGACGTTTCTTAAATGCCGATCAACAACCCCAAGCGGCTGTTCAGTACTGTCAAAAAGCTTTAGCTATTGATGCTCAGAATCTTGCTGCTCATCATTGCTTAGCGAAGGCATCTGGCAATTCTCAAACAGTCGAGGTAGATCCCCAACTGTTTCGAAAAAGAGTCGAAGCAATTTCTCCCAAGGTTATCCAACATGCTTATCGGGCTAACCGTTTGGGCAATAACACCATCGGTTATACCCTTCATCAGGATGCGATCGGTATCAGCCCTAATGCGGTTGCAAATGCACAGTATTCTAGGCCCTATCTCGCTGACTTAAATGTCTATCAAACATGGGGAGGTATCTTGTTTCAGCAAGGGAAAAAAGAGGAGGCGATCGCAACGTATCACCAAACGCTCCGGCTCCTACCAGAAACTGCAGAAACCCATACCAGCCTGGGAAAAGTGCTAATGCAACAGCAGCAATACGGGGGTGCGATCGCAGCCTATCGTCGCGCCATCCAGCTCTATCCCCATGAAGCTCAGTCTTACGTGAACCTCAGCAAAGCCTTGCTAAAAGTGAACCAAACAGAAACGGCAGATCTAGCCTTACAGCAAGCCGTGCAATTAGGATGGCAAGAAACGGCTTCGAGCCAAGATCAATAA
- a CDS encoding class I SAM-dependent methyltransferase, protein MTHPDSFNPILLQRISNRISETPQQRITFAEFMELALYDPEQGYYATNQVQIGVAGDFFTSPHLCPDFGELLAEQFLDMWRVMGQPEPFTLVEMGAGQGLVAADVLKYLATRKQSAEASDDYAAFWTALRYIIVEKAEGLIEAQQRLLQPFQFSSDKVQWMGFGQLPETGIVGCFFSNELVDALPVHQFVVQDGALQEVFVAVDAASRTFTEVMTSPSTDRLAEYLVEQDINIGTGYEDGYRSEINLAALDWLKTVSQKLDWGYVLTIDYGYLAPQYYSPQRLQGTLQCFRRHGAHQDPYAYLGHQDITAHVNFTALEKQGIALGLTSMGYTQQGLFLMALGLGDRLVANNNTSDIAQLNEVIRRRETLQALINPLGLGGFQVLIQGKGLNEKEQGQVLKGLQMP, encoded by the coding sequence TTGACCCATCCGGATTCATTTAACCCTATTCTCTTGCAGCGAATTTCCAACCGCATTAGCGAGACTCCTCAGCAACGGATCACCTTTGCTGAGTTTATGGAGCTGGCTTTGTACGATCCTGAGCAAGGCTACTATGCGACGAACCAAGTCCAAATCGGAGTTGCAGGGGATTTCTTTACTTCCCCCCATTTGTGTCCTGATTTTGGGGAATTGCTGGCTGAACAATTTTTAGATATGTGGCGAGTGATGGGGCAACCGGAGCCGTTTACGTTGGTTGAAATGGGGGCCGGTCAAGGGTTGGTGGCGGCTGATGTGCTGAAATACCTGGCAACCCGAAAACAGTCTGCAGAGGCATCTGATGACTATGCTGCTTTTTGGACCGCTTTACGTTACATCATTGTGGAAAAAGCAGAAGGTTTAATCGAAGCACAACAGCGCTTGTTGCAGCCTTTTCAGTTTTCGTCTGACAAGGTGCAATGGATGGGGTTTGGGCAGCTGCCTGAGACGGGGATAGTAGGCTGCTTCTTTTCTAATGAACTGGTCGATGCGCTGCCAGTACACCAGTTTGTTGTACAGGATGGTGCTTTGCAGGAAGTGTTTGTGGCGGTTGATGCGGCGTCACGAACATTTACTGAGGTGATGACAAGCCCATCGACGGACCGCTTGGCAGAATATTTAGTTGAGCAAGACATCAATATTGGTACAGGGTATGAAGATGGATATCGCAGTGAGATTAACTTAGCGGCGCTGGATTGGTTAAAGACGGTCTCTCAAAAGCTAGACTGGGGATATGTACTGACGATTGATTATGGCTACTTAGCGCCGCAATACTACAGCCCACAGCGGCTACAGGGCACACTGCAATGCTTTCGACGGCATGGTGCCCATCAAGATCCCTATGCTTATCTTGGGCATCAAGATATTACGGCTCATGTGAACTTTACGGCTCTAGAAAAGCAGGGTATAGCCCTAGGGTTAACGTCAATGGGCTATACCCAACAAGGATTGTTTTTAATGGCGTTGGGCCTGGGCGATCGCTTAGTCGCCAATAACAACACTAGCGATATCGCTCAACTGAATGAGGTGATTCGGCGGCGGGAAACTTTGCAGGCTTTAATTAACCCTTTGGGGTTGGGTGGTTTTCAAGTCCTGATTCAAGGTAAAGGATTAAATGAGAAGGAACAAGGTCAGGTATTGAAGGGCTTACAGATGCCTTGA
- a CDS encoding S-layer homology domain-containing protein — protein sequence MKIVTKKPVFRSLLSLSLLSSWLLIGGCNQANQDSTQTNDEVAELKSKLQDLEAENKTLKEQQDEIGLGSDPLKEAKPVSEVVSKAPEDTSDNAPVSEAETTKPAAVAFKDIADLPTQPLIADLIKLEILEAADDQNFQPYEPISRGEYMLWLFKAHNAISRPAQKIRLAPTFDPEFTDIDAKHPAFKVVQALANAGYSVGYDDKTFKPDQPITREEMISIKVGIDKGKSIKPVSTSSLRAAWKFSDIAEIDKRHSGYIYNDLFTKGPQGSNIERAFGKIGTFKPKQAAKRHEAAATLWQIGRETAPKALERKEKELS from the coding sequence ATGAAGATTGTTACCAAGAAACCTGTCTTTCGTTCCTTGTTGAGTCTATCTCTTCTCAGTAGTTGGCTATTGATTGGTGGATGTAATCAGGCCAATCAGGACTCTACCCAAACAAACGATGAAGTAGCTGAGTTAAAGTCCAAATTACAAGACCTAGAGGCTGAGAATAAAACCCTCAAAGAGCAACAAGACGAAATTGGCCTAGGCTCAGATCCCCTCAAAGAAGCTAAGCCCGTCTCAGAGGTCGTCTCCAAGGCACCTGAAGATACCTCGGATAATGCCCCTGTTTCAGAGGCAGAAACCACCAAGCCCGCTGCTGTCGCCTTCAAAGATATTGCCGATTTGCCAACGCAACCTCTGATTGCCGATCTGATCAAGCTAGAGATATTAGAAGCAGCGGATGATCAAAACTTTCAGCCCTACGAGCCAATCTCTCGGGGTGAATATATGCTCTGGCTATTCAAGGCCCATAACGCCATCAGTCGTCCCGCCCAAAAGATTCGTTTGGCCCCTACTTTCGACCCAGAGTTCACAGATATTGATGCCAAACATCCCGCGTTTAAGGTTGTTCAAGCCCTAGCTAATGCGGGCTATTCCGTGGGTTACGACGACAAAACCTTCAAGCCCGATCAGCCCATTACACGTGAAGAGATGATCAGTATCAAAGTCGGCATAGACAAGGGCAAGAGCATCAAACCTGTCAGTACCTCCTCGCTCCGAGCTGCCTGGAAATTTAGCGATATTGCCGAGATTGACAAACGACACTCAGGCTATATTTACAATGATTTGTTCACCAAAGGGCCCCAAGGTAGTAATATCGAGCGGGCTTTTGGCAAAATTGGCACCTTTAAACCCAAACAAGCAGCCAAGCGCCATGAAGCAGCGGCAACCCTCTGGCAAATTGGCAGAGAAACTGCTCCTAAAGCCTTGGAACGGAAAGAGAAAGAACTCAGTTAG
- a CDS encoding ABC transporter ATP-binding protein gives MKKFLKQFLYILADQKIMLLVLLAAVLGNAVIETLGIGLIGPFIAFASDPELVEKTIVIGQVYDWLNFESRERFIAFLALFIIIIFYVKSFLNFVIRRYIFNFVYQYQGKLRIRLLSAYMQMPYTFHLKNNSAFMIQSIMNHTVSFCNGILLELLNSFVSLTIITFLSILLIYTSPIATIVIGLILFVVFAIILRLKNTLSRWGKTIAQSQAEMIRVVNHSLGSVKETKVIGCESFFLDQLDTQAQLYSTSLSDFMSFNQIPRITIEAMIMTFILGFISVSILTNQDFQGLISTLGIFAVVSIRLMPLATQLSKGLSVLRSSTFVLEKLYHDLKELENHQALIAPSAGVVAQFKPANGSLEPSHLDFEQEILLDKISFQYEGAKNPSLNQIQLRIKKGESIALIGKSGAGKTTLVDVLLGLLTPTGGDIKVDDQSVYQDLRAWQNLLGYIPQSIFLIDDTLERNIALGVPDHLIDETRLNRAIELAQLSELVKELPDGVNTNLGERGANLSGGQRQRVGIARALYHEREILVLDEATSALDNETEALVSEAIRSLSDSKTMIIIAHRLTTVEHCNCIHLMKNGQIIQSGTYEEVVLAANEE, from the coding sequence ATGAAAAAGTTCTTAAAGCAATTTCTCTATATACTAGCAGACCAGAAAATTATGCTATTGGTTTTGCTGGCTGCTGTTTTGGGAAATGCTGTTATAGAAACCTTAGGTATTGGCCTAATTGGACCTTTTATTGCCTTTGCAAGCGATCCAGAACTAGTAGAAAAAACAATTGTAATTGGCCAAGTCTATGACTGGTTGAACTTTGAATCTAGGGAAAGATTTATTGCATTTTTGGCTTTATTTATCATCATTATTTTTTATGTAAAGTCTTTTCTGAATTTTGTTATTCGTCGCTATATTTTTAACTTTGTATATCAGTACCAAGGTAAGCTGCGGATTCGGTTGTTAAGTGCGTATATGCAAATGCCATATACGTTTCACTTGAAAAATAATTCTGCATTTATGATTCAGAGCATTATGAATCATACGGTTAGCTTTTGTAATGGCATCTTATTAGAGCTGCTGAACTCATTTGTTAGCCTAACGATTATTACCTTTCTGAGTATATTGCTGATTTATACGAGCCCTATCGCAACCATTGTGATTGGACTGATTCTATTTGTTGTTTTTGCGATTATTCTGCGATTAAAAAATACGCTTTCTCGTTGGGGTAAAACGATTGCCCAGTCTCAAGCTGAGATGATTCGAGTCGTTAACCATAGTCTAGGGTCTGTAAAAGAGACCAAAGTCATTGGGTGTGAGTCCTTCTTCTTAGATCAACTAGATACTCAAGCTCAGTTATATTCCACTTCTCTCAGCGATTTCATGTCCTTCAATCAAATCCCGCGCATTACGATTGAAGCCATGATTATGACCTTTATTCTAGGTTTTATTTCTGTTTCGATCTTAACGAATCAGGACTTCCAAGGGCTGATTTCGACATTGGGTATCTTTGCGGTTGTATCGATACGATTGATGCCTTTGGCAACACAACTCAGCAAAGGTTTGAGCGTTTTAAGAAGCTCAACATTTGTCTTGGAAAAACTGTATCACGACCTAAAAGAGCTAGAAAATCATCAGGCACTCATAGCGCCTTCTGCAGGTGTTGTGGCTCAGTTCAAACCAGCGAATGGTAGTTTGGAACCTTCTCATTTAGACTTTGAACAGGAGATTTTATTAGATAAAATCTCTTTCCAGTATGAAGGTGCTAAAAACCCGTCTCTTAATCAGATTCAACTTCGCATTAAGAAAGGAGAATCCATTGCTCTGATTGGTAAATCAGGTGCAGGAAAAACGACCCTAGTAGATGTGCTCTTAGGCCTGCTGACGCCGACAGGGGGAGATATAAAAGTTGATGATCAATCGGTTTACCAAGATTTAAGGGCTTGGCAGAATTTATTGGGTTATATTCCCCAATCTATCTTTCTGATTGATGACACCTTAGAGCGCAATATTGCCCTTGGAGTTCCCGATCACCTGATTGATGAGACTCGACTGAACCGTGCCATTGAATTAGCACAGCTATCTGAGCTCGTGAAGGAGCTACCCGATGGTGTGAATACGAATCTAGGAGAGCGTGGAGCCAATTTGTCTGGTGGTCAACGACAACGGGTTGGGATTGCCAGAGCTTTGTATCATGAGCGGGAAATTTTGGTGTTGGATGAAGCAACCTCTGCCCTTGATAATGAAACAGAGGCGCTGGTGTCAGAGGCGATTCGCTCTCTGAGTGATTCGAAGACGATGATTATCATTGCCCACCGTTTAACCACGGTGGAGCATTGTAATTGCATTCATCTGATGAAGAATGGTCAGATTATTCAATCTGGAACCTATGAAGAAGTGGTTTTGGCAGCCAATGAAGAATAA
- a CDS encoding Ycf66 family protein, giving the protein MGNPVYAERRIWAMLSLALVLIVGLGSVGLYLTAYVYPEIHRKTDVWWSGTGLFYALILLIYRRPVGLLLGHTASVVLLVWLSYQALQRRWAMVEANPAQPEPGTWGADARKISDQAIAKITSVNWQGLWEKMGQQADDGTSDKSILPPAIKQRLDLSGLGEKLKGMMGGKQTPEVEAPTETVQPTAVSTPVDAPTTEPPAKQTTEPISDTTVQPAPITETAPPIEEPTAQVSASEEPVVDATPVIEAPTTVQMPATPSSDVSTDSSVQAAGETEPAVQTEVVAESPKAVEPNTDKADLTAELDQVISDLSPDGQDATPNLPQPPDPLG; this is encoded by the coding sequence ATGGGGAATCCTGTTTATGCTGAACGGAGAATCTGGGCCATGCTTTCCTTAGCCTTAGTGTTGATCGTAGGTTTAGGCAGTGTTGGGCTGTATTTAACAGCCTACGTCTATCCAGAAATTCACCGCAAAACCGATGTTTGGTGGAGCGGTACGGGACTTTTTTATGCCTTAATCCTGTTGATCTATCGCCGTCCTGTCGGCTTGTTGTTGGGCCATACGGCGAGTGTTGTCCTGCTGGTTTGGCTGAGCTACCAAGCCTTGCAGCGTCGATGGGCTATGGTAGAGGCGAATCCAGCACAGCCAGAACCAGGAACTTGGGGGGCTGACGCCCGAAAGATATCCGATCAGGCCATTGCCAAAATTACTAGCGTGAATTGGCAAGGATTATGGGAAAAGATGGGACAGCAAGCGGATGATGGAACGTCTGACAAGTCAATTTTGCCTCCGGCCATCAAACAGCGTCTAGACCTATCGGGCTTAGGTGAAAAACTGAAAGGCATGATGGGTGGCAAGCAGACTCCTGAGGTTGAGGCCCCCACGGAGACTGTTCAGCCTACTGCTGTCAGTACGCCTGTAGATGCACCTACCACAGAACCTCCTGCTAAACAAACCACTGAGCCAATATCAGACACCACAGTACAACCAGCGCCCATCACTGAAACAGCTCCCCCGATTGAAGAACCTACTGCTCAGGTGTCCGCGAGTGAAGAACCAGTCGTTGACGCAACACCTGTGATTGAAGCACCCACTACAGTGCAAATGCCAGCTACTCCTAGTTCTGATGTCTCTACGGACAGTTCAGTCCAAGCAGCCGGAGAGACTGAACCTGCGGTGCAGACAGAGGTTGTGGCAGAATCTCCAAAAGCTGTAGAGCCCAATACCGATAAAGCTGACTTAACGGCTGAATTGGATCAAGTCATTTCTGACCTCTCTCCAGATGGACAAGACGCGACTCCGAATTTGCCTCAACCTCCTGATCCGCTGGGATAA
- the lipA gene encoding lipoyl synthase, translating to MVVKPNWLRVKAPQWERVGSVKDILRDLHLNTVCEEASCPNIGECFHHGTATFLIMGPACTRACPYCDIDFEKKPVALDPTEPHRLAEAVRRMGLNHVVITSVNRDDLPDGGASQFVRCIEQIRILSPQTTIEVLIPDLCGNWEALETILQAAPEVINHNTETIPRLYKRVRPQGEYQRTLDLLMRSRQLAPWIYTKSGIMVGLGETDAEVREVMADLRQVDCDILTIGQYLQPTTKHLGVQDFVHPDQFATWQALGEEMGFLQIVSSPLTRSSYHAEQVQALMAKYPRAKPEL from the coding sequence GTGGTTGTTAAGCCCAATTGGTTACGAGTGAAAGCCCCGCAATGGGAGCGTGTGGGCAGTGTTAAAGATATTTTACGAGATCTACATCTGAATACGGTTTGTGAAGAAGCGTCCTGTCCCAATATTGGAGAGTGTTTTCACCACGGCACGGCTACTTTCTTAATTATGGGACCGGCCTGTACTCGAGCTTGTCCTTACTGTGATATCGATTTTGAGAAAAAGCCCGTAGCCCTTGACCCCACAGAGCCTCATCGCTTAGCAGAAGCCGTGCGTCGGATGGGGCTCAATCATGTGGTGATTACCTCGGTGAATCGCGATGATTTGCCTGATGGCGGAGCCTCACAGTTTGTTCGCTGTATAGAGCAGATCCGAATCCTGTCCCCCCAGACCACCATTGAAGTGTTGATTCCTGATTTATGTGGCAACTGGGAAGCCCTAGAGACCATCTTGCAAGCAGCGCCTGAAGTGATCAATCACAATACGGAAACCATACCGCGTCTGTATAAGCGGGTTCGCCCTCAAGGAGAGTATCAGCGGACGTTGGATTTGTTGATGCGATCGCGCCAGCTCGCCCCCTGGATTTACACAAAATCCGGCATTATGGTGGGCCTAGGCGAAACAGATGCTGAAGTGCGAGAGGTCATGGCTGATTTACGCCAAGTGGATTGCGATATTCTCACCATTGGTCAATATTTGCAGCCCACAACGAAACACCTAGGTGTGCAAGATTTCGTCCATCCCGATCAATTTGCCACCTGGCAAGCCCTCGGGGAAGAGATGGGCTTTTTGCAGATTGTGTCCTCCCCCCTCACTCGCAGTTCCTATCATGCCGAGCAAGTCCAAGCCTTAATGGCAAAATATCCTCGTGCTAAACCTGAACTATAG
- a CDS encoding NINE protein, with protein sequence MTLDSTQAGLALPRPKNRIVAIVLALAGLLLPGLHKLYLGQTRWGLVYLLPGIFWATLPIATLTRVASLCDAVIYLTQGDDRFHQAFNPAWPQPTQPTLEPAQMNAIAESLRQLESLRQEGLVTDYEFEQQRRQLLG encoded by the coding sequence ATGACTCTTGACTCGACTCAAGCGGGTCTTGCCTTACCGAGACCCAAGAATCGTATCGTTGCCATTGTCCTAGCCCTTGCAGGTCTACTCCTACCCGGTCTGCATAAGCTTTATCTGGGCCAGACTCGTTGGGGTCTCGTGTATTTGCTGCCAGGTATTTTTTGGGCAACGTTACCCATCGCCACTCTCACCCGAGTAGCGAGCTTATGCGATGCTGTGATTTATTTAACTCAGGGGGATGATCGGTTCCACCAAGCGTTTAATCCGGCTTGGCCTCAACCCACTCAACCCACCCTCGAACCCGCACAAATGAATGCGATCGCAGAGTCACTACGCCAGCTCGAAAGCCTCCGCCAAGAAGGATTAGTAACCGACTACGAATTTGAGCAACAGCGACGACAGCTCTTAGGTTAG
- a CDS encoding ComEA family DNA-binding protein, with product MLNRLVQWTQQQGPLRDQILADPYYRFQSLAEVALAAELGVRIDVNQASVDDWLRLPGLSIHQARQLVQLTQNGVQFYAIEDVAAALSQPVQRMQPLAAVMQFCYYDQESIALAPAFNLNAASVEQLMTIPEMIPSLARNIIRDRIAHGPYQHIADLQRRLKLSGETTQQLLPYLRC from the coding sequence ATGCTCAACCGCCTCGTACAGTGGACTCAACAACAAGGACCGCTACGGGATCAGATTCTGGCTGACCCCTATTATCGGTTCCAGTCCCTAGCAGAAGTTGCCTTAGCCGCTGAGTTGGGTGTGAGAATTGATGTGAATCAAGCCAGTGTCGATGATTGGCTGCGCCTGCCGGGCCTATCCATTCATCAGGCCCGACAGCTCGTGCAATTAACCCAGAACGGCGTCCAATTTTACGCCATTGAAGATGTGGCTGCTGCCTTATCCCAGCCCGTCCAGCGGATGCAGCCGTTAGCAGCAGTGATGCAGTTTTGCTACTACGACCAGGAGAGCATCGCCCTAGCCCCCGCTTTCAACCTCAATGCGGCGTCCGTAGAACAGCTGATGACGATACCCGAGATGATACCGAGTTTGGCACGAAACATTATCCGCGATCGCATTGCCCACGGTCCCTATCAACACATAGCGGATTTGCAACGACGTTTAAAATTATCGGGAGAAACAACGCAACAATTATTGCCTTATTTGAGATGCTAG
- a CDS encoding photosystem II protein Y codes for MSMDVRLLIVLAPVAIAGGWALFRIFPAAIEQWQGMNK; via the coding sequence TTGAGCATGGATGTACGTTTATTAATTGTTTTAGCTCCTGTTGCTATTGCTGGTGGTTGGGCTTTGTTCAGAATCTTCCCCGCCGCTATCGAGCAATGGCAAGGCATGAACAAGTAA
- a CDS encoding gamma carbonic anhydrase family protein, producing MVWRLSLFRVGSRRCFNPITLEFSSPQYWPPPDCSLAAFVADNATVIGNIQINREASIWYGAVLRGDVERIEIGEYTNIQDGAILHGDPGQPTVLEDYVTVGHRAVIHSAHIERGTLIGIGAIVLNGVHIGAGSIIGAGAVVSKSVPPRSLWVGVPAKPLRELSEAESDDLIDHARHYQKLALVHANRGTDLGFKTIER from the coding sequence ATGGTCTGGAGGCTGTCTCTTTTCAGGGTAGGATCGAGGCGGTGTTTTAACCCGATAACCTTGGAATTTTCTAGTCCCCAATATTGGCCACCACCAGATTGTTCCTTAGCAGCATTTGTGGCAGATAATGCCACGGTGATCGGCAATATTCAAATTAATCGAGAGGCAAGCATTTGGTATGGTGCGGTGCTGCGGGGTGATGTAGAACGCATTGAAATTGGTGAATATACCAATATTCAGGATGGGGCCATTCTCCATGGTGATCCAGGACAGCCAACGGTTCTAGAAGATTATGTGACTGTTGGTCATCGAGCAGTGATTCATTCAGCTCATATTGAGCGAGGCACATTGATTGGCATTGGCGCCATTGTTCTCAATGGTGTGCATATTGGGGCTGGCAGCATTATTGGGGCTGGGGCAGTGGTTTCGAAGTCTGTTCCCCCTCGGTCCCTGTGGGTAGGGGTACCTGCCAAGCCTTTACGAGAGCTGAGTGAAGCAGAATCCGATGATTTGATAGACCATGCCCGCCACTATCAAAAATTGGCTTTAGTTCACGCCAATCGCGGGACTGATTTGGGTTTCAAAACTATTGAGCGCTAA
- a CDS encoding TIGR02652 family protein, with product MTHVSMHYPIFGPETLCPHCRQMMTALTLTDTYLCQRHGAFEADPKTEDLVHLQSGRHWRLWDGQWYRQHTHPDGIRFEIHEALDRLYTEGYRATKVIIAQRYRILINTYLEHSPWSEKNPSGRPRLYGLPVEFSPDSEDDPRWQVINFDLDKEPGIPSNSPHFRLFD from the coding sequence ATGACACATGTCAGCATGCACTATCCAATTTTTGGGCCTGAAACACTCTGTCCCCATTGCCGGCAAATGATGACCGCTTTGACCTTAACCGATACCTATCTTTGCCAACGTCACGGTGCCTTTGAAGCCGACCCCAAGACCGAAGATTTAGTCCACCTTCAATCAGGGCGTCATTGGCGGTTATGGGATGGGCAATGGTACCGCCAACATACCCATCCTGATGGGATTCGCTTTGAAATCCATGAAGCCCTAGATCGCCTCTATACCGAAGGGTATCGTGCAACCAAGGTAATTATTGCCCAACGCTATCGAATCTTAATCAACACCTATCTAGAACATTCCCCTTGGTCCGAAAAAAACCCGTCAGGGCGTCCCCGCTTATATGGGCTACCCGTAGAATTTAGCCCAGACTCTGAGGATGATCCCCGCTGGCAAGTCATTAACTTTGATCTCGATAAGGAACCTGGCATTCCCAGTAATTCTCCTCATTTTCGCCTATTTGATTAA
- a CDS encoding VOC family protein: MSIRTGDIHRAITFYQTLDFDVIERFTTGYTLGCWLEGPIGRLELIQIPDPQPPADAFGDEHYVGYYHLSIDVTDDLSADQTLSTWLEQWRERLKAVSITLKVLLYPMPQTIGNQTYHVAFAADADGLPLEILHNLGPTSALESLT; the protein is encoded by the coding sequence ATGTCGATTCGGACCGGAGATATCCACCGGGCGATCACGTTCTATCAAACTCTGGACTTCGACGTTATCGAACGATTTACAACTGGGTATACTCTGGGATGTTGGCTGGAGGGTCCGATTGGCAGACTCGAACTGATTCAAATCCCAGATCCTCAACCACCAGCCGATGCCTTTGGCGACGAACATTACGTAGGCTATTATCATTTATCGATAGATGTCACAGATGACCTATCGGCAGACCAAACCTTATCGACCTGGCTTGAACAATGGCGAGAACGACTCAAAGCAGTTTCAATTACCTTAAAAGTCCTGCTTTATCCCATGCCACAAACCATTGGTAACCAAACGTATCATGTGGCCTTTGCCGCTGATGCCGACGGCTTACCGTTAGAAATCCTCCATAATCTAGGTCCTACATCTGCACTAGAGAGCTTGACTTAA